Proteins from a single region of Candidatus Zixiibacteriota bacterium:
- a CDS encoding MBL fold metallo-hydrolase has protein sequence MRLFFQFLLSLGIISGFSSGVGGQEKLINANEISFTILYNDVPLNDSFVGDQGFSCLIEIADHFYLFDGGRIAEILAKNAEALGLDCSRIDFIFISHLHSDHIGGLPGIIEKCDRPALYLPFSFPENQSPKGRDYVVGKLEKVKQYVSDTIQIMEPFKLNEHFHSTGMFEDQTYEQALIINTTNGLIILTGCSHPGIVEIVRRAKSLMKKEIYFVMGGFHLAVTDSEQVQSIANELRGLTKYMAPCHCTGEKAREIFKNVFKDDYIEIKTGLTFKVAK, from the coding sequence GTGAGATTATTTTTTCAATTTCTGCTTTCGCTGGGTATAATATCAGGTTTTTCCTCCGGAGTTGGAGGTCAGGAAAAGCTAATCAATGCCAACGAAATTTCATTCACGATTCTTTACAACGACGTGCCTTTAAACGATTCATTTGTCGGTGACCAGGGTTTTTCATGTTTGATTGAGATCGCGGACCATTTCTATTTGTTTGATGGAGGAAGAATTGCAGAAATTCTCGCGAAAAATGCCGAAGCATTGGGTTTGGACTGTTCCAGGATAGATTTTATTTTTATTTCTCACCTTCATTCGGATCATATCGGAGGATTACCAGGCATTATAGAAAAATGCGATAGACCCGCATTATATCTTCCGTTTTCATTTCCCGAAAATCAGTCTCCGAAAGGACGGGATTATGTCGTTGGAAAACTTGAAAAAGTAAAACAATATGTTTCGGATACTATTCAGATAATGGAACCGTTCAAACTAAATGAGCATTTTCATTCAACGGGAATGTTTGAAGATCAAACGTACGAGCAAGCGTTAATCATCAATACAACGAATGGATTAATCATATTAACCGGATGTTCCCATCCCGGAATTGTCGAAATTGTTCGGCGGGCTAAGTCTTTGATGAAGAAAGAAATTTATTTTGTGATGGGCGGATTTCACCTTGCAGTTACCGATTCTGAACAAGTTCAAAGTATTGCTAATGAATTACGGGGCTTGACAAAATATATGGCTCCATGTCACTGCACGGGTGAAAAAGCCCGGGAAATATTCAAAAATGTTTTTAAGGATGATTACATCGAAATAAAAACCGGCCTTACTTTCAAAGTCGCCAAATGA
- a CDS encoding VCBS repeat-containing protein: MINNIMPVLVTIGFLFCGIAADVCSCDQLTFGISEQAFDTTITQTIAIGDLDHDGDLDAVFCNMAYCNSQVWLNDGKGFFTNSEQILTNLGHGVDLGDMDNDGDLDILISCGRYTDDNDVLHTAPSKVYINDGKANFHDSGQDFGDKDMAGNNAELHDIDNDGDLDAVIYYHKDKNKIYLNDGAAHFKDVEMTYPDNAFWGDLDRDNDVDIFVRQTGLGYITLLNDGNGNFVEKYELSDTMATGGRTLLVDVDSDGDLDALVSIAGKDNKSLVEIFLNNARGQFRKSEQVVSLEGRIINIVSNDFNNDNYPDLLISIMGQPYRLWMNNGFGGFVSCKEHFGQPVRFGKVVIGDLDNDSDLDIFIANYWWGVSEIWINQ; encoded by the coding sequence ATGATAAACAATATTATGCCCGTATTAGTTACGATAGGTTTTCTGTTTTGCGGGATAGCTGCAGATGTTTGCTCGTGTGATCAGTTGACTTTCGGAATAAGCGAACAGGCTTTTGATACGACTATTACCCAGACAATAGCTATCGGGGACCTCGACCACGATGGTGACCTTGATGCTGTGTTTTGCAATATGGCTTATTGTAATAGCCAGGTTTGGCTAAATGACGGTAAAGGTTTTTTTACTAATTCCGAGCAAATACTGACAAACCTCGGCCACGGCGTTGACTTGGGCGATATGGATAATGATGGCGACCTCGATATTCTTATTTCATGTGGCCGGTACACCGATGACAACGACGTTCTGCACACAGCCCCGAGCAAAGTCTACATCAACGATGGCAAAGCGAATTTCCATGACTCTGGTCAGGATTTTGGCGACAAGGATATGGCGGGAAATAATGCAGAGCTGCATGATATTGATAATGATGGTGATCTGGACGCAGTTATCTATTACCATAAAGATAAAAATAAGATCTATCTGAATGACGGAGCAGCGCATTTCAAAGATGTTGAAATGACCTATCCCGACAATGCATTCTGGGGAGATTTAGACCGCGATAACGATGTTGATATATTTGTAAGGCAAACAGGACTGGGGTATATAACATTGCTTAATGACGGCAACGGGAACTTTGTCGAAAAGTACGAACTGTCTGATACAATGGCGACCGGCGGCCGGACACTTCTTGTTGATGTTGACAGCGATGGTGATTTAGACGCCTTGGTTTCAATCGCGGGGAAAGACAATAAGTCATTAGTTGAAATATTTCTGAATAATGCCCGTGGACAATTCCGAAAATCGGAACAAGTCGTATCTTTAGAGGGACGAATTATTAATATTGTGTCGAATGATTTTAACAACGACAACTATCCTGATTTGTTGATTTCTATAATGGGGCAACCTTATCGATTATGGATGAATAATGGATTTGGTGGCTTTGTCTCGTGTAAGGAACATTTTGGGCAGCCGGTCAGATTTGGAAAAGTGGTTATAGGTGATCTGGATAACGATTCCGATCTTGATATCTTTATCGCTAATTACTGGTGGGGAGTAAGTGAAATTTGGATTAATCAATAA